The nucleotide window TAAACCCCTTCACGAATAGTCAAATCAAGTTCTTGCGCAATCAATCTAGCTTCCACACGTAAAGCTAAATTATAAGCTTCAGACATATCTGGGAAACGAGGGCCAAAATGATCATCATTTGGTCCAATAAGCGGACTTGTTCCAGTGAAGTTAATATGATCCGAAATAAGCATCAAATCCCCCGCAGAAAATAGTTCATTTACGCCACCAGCTGCATTAGTTACAACTAACACTTCTACTCCTAATTCTTTCATAACACGAACTGGAAAAGTAACATCTTGCATGGAATAGCCTTCATAAAAGTGAAAACGACCTTGCATAGCCACTACTTCTTTGTTTTCTAATTCGCCAAACACAAACTGACCAGCATGCCCTTCCACTGTTGAAACTGGGAAATGAGGAATTTCACTATAAGAAAGTTTAGTTGGTTGTGTAATCTCATCTGCTAACACACCTAAACCAGATCCGAGAATCAAACCGATTTTCGGTGTTCCTGTATAGCTTTCTCTAATTTTCGTAACTGCTTCATTTACATTTTCTAAACTCATTTTTGTTCCTCCCTTTTCCTATTTCAAGTCTGCTAAGAAACTTTTTCCATATGCAGGCATTTTCACATCAAAATTATCTGCTACAGTGGCACCAAGGTCTGCAAACGTTTTGCGTAATTCCAGCTCTGAACCACCATTTTTAAAGCGCGGTGAGTAAACAAGTAGTGGAACAAATTCACGTGTATGGTCTGTCCCCGTGTATGTTGGGTCATTTCCGTGATCTGCTGTAATAATTAATAAATCATCATCGGTTAATTTTTCCATTACCTCTTCCAAACGACCATCAAAATCAACTAAAGCCTCTGCATAACCTTGAGGGTCGCGGCGATGACCAAATAGCGCATCAAAATCTACCAAATTAAGGAAACTCATTCCGTTAAAATCTTTGTCGAGTACAGCGATAAATTGATCCATTCCATCCATATTGGATTTCGTACGAATCGATTCTGTCACACCTTCTCCGTCAAAAATATCAGAAATTTTCCCAATTGCAATCACATCTTTACCACCATCTTTAAGTGCATCCATCACGGTAGGTT belongs to Listeria ivanovii subsp. ivanovii and includes:
- a CDS encoding purine-nucleoside phosphorylase, which codes for MSLENVNEAVTKIRESYTGTPKIGLILGSGLGVLADEITQPTKLSYSEIPHFPVSTVEGHAGQFVFGELENKEVVAMQGRFHFYEGYSMQDVTFPVRVMKELGVEVLVVTNAAGGVNELFSAGDLMLISDHINFTGTSPLIGPNDDHFGPRFPDMSEAYNLALRVEARLIAQELDLTIREGVYAGFSGPTYETPAEIQMMRTLGADAVGMSTVPEVIIANHAGLRVLGISCITNMAAGILDQPLSHTEVIETTDQVRSTFLQYVKAIVAKIS